In the Vicinamibacterales bacterium genome, one interval contains:
- the rpsP gene encoding 30S ribosomal protein S16 — translation MRRTGSKKRPFFRVVVSEARSKKEGQYIEVLGFYNPRSKPAVVEIDKDRVSHWIKQGARPSDSVRTLLAKHLTRDRGAVVEPVTAQPVAPTA, via the coding sequence ATGCGTCGCACCGGTTCCAAGAAGCGTCCCTTTTTCCGCGTGGTGGTCTCGGAAGCCCGCTCGAAGAAGGAAGGCCAGTACATCGAGGTGCTCGGCTTCTACAACCCCCGCAGCAAGCCGGCCGTGGTCGAAATCGACAAGGACCGTGTCAGCCACTGGATCAAGCAGGGCGCCCGCCCGTCGGACTCGGTCCGCACGCTGCTGGCCAAGCACCTGACCCGCGACCGTGGCGCCGTGGTTGAGCCGGTGACGGCGCAGCCCGTGGCCCCGACGGCATAG